One Massilia sp. 9096 genomic window carries:
- a CDS encoding leucyl aminopeptidase yields the protein MDFSIKAFDTKNTLTAAKSGCVAVAVFENKKLSEAAKALDLNGDISAAVKSGDISGKTGSTLLLRGVAGVTAARVLLVGMGADDAVGAIGEKSFTGAVGAALKTFATLGAQDGIIAFPLENVKGRDLNWAIRAMVIAANEAEFRTDAQKSKKDPAIAGVRKLTIAVPAAGANGAHLKTVLAQSIAIANGMNLTKELGNLSPNVCTPTYLANTARKLAEDYNFDVEILDRKQLEALKMGSFLSVTRGSEEPPKFIVLKHMGGKKGDAPTVLVGKGITFDSGGISIKPGPGMDEMKYDMCGAGSVLGTFRAIGEMNIKLNVIGIVAACENMPSGRATKPGDIVTAMNGTTIEILNTDAEGRLVLADALTYAERFKPAAVVDIATLTGACIVALGHHNSGLFTRHDDQHNALAEELMDAGRQAGDTAWRLPIGELYNEQLKSNFADLANIGSPGGASCTAAAFLENFTRNYAWAHLDIAGTAWKSGAAKGATGRPVPLLTTFLLNRV from the coding sequence ATGGACTTTAGCATAAAAGCATTCGACACAAAAAACACGCTGACCGCAGCCAAGTCCGGCTGCGTGGCGGTGGCCGTGTTCGAGAACAAGAAATTGTCGGAGGCAGCCAAAGCCCTCGACCTGAACGGCGACATCAGCGCGGCCGTCAAGTCGGGCGACATCTCCGGTAAGACCGGTTCCACCCTGCTGCTGCGCGGCGTGGCCGGCGTGACCGCCGCGCGCGTCCTGCTGGTCGGCATGGGCGCGGACGACGCGGTCGGTGCGATCGGCGAGAAAAGCTTTACGGGCGCCGTCGGCGCTGCCCTGAAAACCTTCGCCACGCTGGGCGCGCAGGATGGCATTATCGCATTCCCGCTGGAGAATGTGAAAGGCCGCGACCTGAACTGGGCGATCCGCGCGATGGTCATCGCCGCCAACGAAGCCGAATTCCGCACCGACGCGCAAAAGAGCAAGAAGGATCCGGCGATTGCCGGCGTGCGCAAGCTGACCATCGCCGTGCCGGCAGCCGGTGCGAACGGCGCGCACCTGAAAACCGTGCTGGCGCAATCGATTGCGATCGCCAACGGCATGAACCTGACCAAGGAACTGGGCAACCTGTCGCCGAACGTCTGCACCCCGACTTATCTCGCCAATACCGCGCGCAAGCTGGCCGAGGACTACAACTTCGACGTCGAGATCCTGGACCGCAAGCAGCTCGAGGCGCTCAAGATGGGCAGCTTCCTGTCGGTCACCCGCGGCAGCGAGGAGCCGCCGAAGTTCATCGTCCTCAAGCACATGGGCGGCAAAAAGGGCGACGCACCGACCGTCCTGGTCGGCAAGGGCATCACCTTCGACAGCGGCGGCATTTCGATCAAGCCGGGTCCCGGCATGGACGAGATGAAGTACGACATGTGCGGCGCCGGCTCGGTGCTGGGCACCTTCCGCGCGATCGGCGAGATGAACATCAAGCTGAACGTGATCGGCATCGTCGCCGCCTGCGAAAACATGCCGTCGGGCCGCGCCACCAAGCCGGGCGACATCGTCACCGCGATGAACGGCACCACCATCGAGATCCTCAACACCGACGCCGAAGGCCGCCTGGTGCTGGCCGACGCCCTGACCTACGCCGAGCGCTTCAAGCCGGCCGCCGTGGTCGACATCGCGACGCTGACCGGCGCCTGCATCGTGGCCCTGGGCCACCACAACTCCGGCCTGTTCACGCGCCATGACGACCAGCACAACGCGCTGGCCGAGGAGCTGATGGATGCCGGCCGCCAGGCCGGCGACACCGCCTGGCGCCTGCCGATCGGCGAGCTGTACAACGAGCAGCTGAAGTCGAACTTCGCCGACCTGGCCAACATCGGCAGCCCGGGCGGCGCTTCCTGCACCGCCGCGGCGTTCCTGGAAAACTTCACGCGCAACTACGCGTGGGCGCACCTGGACATCGCCGGCACCGCCTGGAAGTCGGGCGCGGCCAAGGGCGCGACCGGCCGTCCGGTGCCGCTGCTGACCACCTTCCTGCTCAACCGCGTATGA
- the lptF gene encoding LPS export ABC transporter permease LptF — protein sequence MIFRRALQRELASVAGATFTILFSILVTWTLISILGRAAGGKVASSDVLALIGFAVLNYLPTILVLTSFISVLAVVTRSYRDSEMVVWFASGQSLSRWVRPVMVFGLPIAAVVAVLSLVAVPWAQLKSNEFTERFEKREDLKRVAPGQFRESAATNRVFFVESAGGHTNTIVQNVFVNTVDNGVATTVVAKQGQIEPDGKGGQYLVLRNGRRYQGTPGKADFQAMEFERYRMRVGSAGPVLGDSGVTGLSTAALVAMPHNRYGDAELQYRVTAPIMCVVLMLLAIPLGFANPRAGAAANLILAVLIFFTYLNLTKVAENAVKQGKLHLAMSWWPLHLLVLLIVAGLFAWRLNVHSRWHPSMLANAWKRRRLLQSGAAPEGRA from the coding sequence ATGATTTTCCGACGCGCCCTACAGCGTGAATTGGCCAGCGTGGCCGGCGCCACCTTCACCATCCTGTTTTCGATCCTCGTGACCTGGACCCTGATTTCGATCCTGGGGCGGGCCGCGGGCGGCAAGGTCGCATCGAGCGACGTGCTGGCCCTGATCGGTTTCGCGGTGCTGAATTATCTGCCAACCATCCTCGTCCTCACCAGTTTTATTTCGGTGCTGGCCGTGGTCACGCGCAGCTACCGCGATTCCGAAATGGTCGTCTGGTTTGCCTCCGGCCAGTCGCTGAGCCGCTGGGTCCGCCCGGTGATGGTGTTCGGCCTGCCGATCGCGGCGGTGGTCGCGGTGCTGTCGCTGGTGGCGGTGCCCTGGGCCCAGCTCAAGAGCAACGAATTCACCGAGCGCTTCGAAAAGCGCGAAGACCTCAAGCGCGTGGCGCCCGGCCAGTTCCGTGAATCGGCCGCGACCAACCGCGTGTTCTTCGTCGAAAGCGCCGGCGGCCACACCAACACCATCGTGCAGAACGTGTTCGTCAACACGGTCGACAATGGCGTGGCCACCACCGTGGTCGCCAAGCAGGGCCAGATCGAGCCGGACGGCAAGGGTGGCCAGTACCTGGTGCTGCGCAACGGCCGGCGCTACCAGGGTACGCCGGGCAAGGCCGATTTCCAGGCGATGGAGTTCGAGCGTTACCGCATGCGCGTCGGCAGCGCTGGTCCGGTGCTGGGCGATTCCGGCGTCACCGGCTTGTCGACCGCGGCGCTAGTGGCCATGCCGCACAACCGCTACGGCGACGCCGAGCTGCAATACCGCGTGACCGCGCCGATCATGTGCGTGGTGCTGATGCTGCTGGCGATCCCGCTCGGCTTCGCCAACCCGCGCGCGGGCGCGGCCGCCAACCTGATCCTGGCGGTGCTGATCTTCTTTACCTACCTGAACCTGACCAAGGTGGCCGAGAACGCGGTCAAGCAGGGCAAGCTGCACCTGGCCATGTCCTGGTGGCCGCTGCACCTGCTGGTGCTCCTGATCGTGGCGGGCCTGTTCGCCTGGCGCTTGAACGTGCACAGCCGCTGGCATCCGAGCATGCTGGCCAATGCCTGGAAACGCCGCCGCCTGCTGCAAAGCGGCGCCGCGCCGGAGGGCCGCGCATGA
- the lptG gene encoding LPS export ABC transporter permease LptG has translation MKTLQRYFFVSITQAVAFALVGLIGLIAFMDLTQELPSVGKGGYLLQHAMLYVLLLLPGHIYEVMPVAALFGTIYTMAQFAQSSEFTIMRASSMSTQMAAWMLAKIAVVFVVITFIFGELVTPRTAPLAERVRLSARGATVSAEFRSGMWTKDVVHAGGLKSAVTGSRFFNARQIQPDGSLRDVHIYEFDNSMRMRSLLTAASANFMGNGVWRLQDVTENVFSNSRVLPEPGAPVPSGQTVQSTFGLDTAAVATRKLPSFDLTSEITPKILSVSRSDPERMSANELAVYTRHLAENRQETERFKIAFWKKLIAPLSIFVMMAIALPFGYLQTRSGGVSLKIFIGIMIGVSFMLIDSLFSHIGLLSTWPAFLTAAAPSLLFLLLAIAALRWVERH, from the coding sequence ATGAAGACCCTGCAGCGCTACTTCTTCGTCAGCATCACCCAGGCCGTGGCCTTCGCGCTGGTCGGCCTGATCGGCCTGATCGCCTTCATGGACCTGACCCAGGAGCTGCCGTCGGTCGGCAAGGGCGGCTACCTGCTGCAGCATGCGATGCTGTACGTGCTGCTGCTGTTGCCGGGCCATATCTACGAGGTGATGCCGGTGGCCGCGCTGTTCGGCACCATCTACACGATGGCGCAGTTCGCCCAGAGCTCGGAATTCACGATCATGCGCGCGTCCTCGATGTCGACCCAGATGGCGGCCTGGATGCTGGCCAAGATCGCGGTGGTGTTCGTGGTGATCACCTTCATCTTCGGCGAGCTGGTCACGCCGCGCACCGCGCCGCTGGCCGAGCGCGTGCGCCTGTCCGCGCGCGGTGCGACCGTGTCGGCCGAATTCCGCTCGGGGATGTGGACCAAGGACGTGGTCCATGCCGGCGGCCTGAAGAGCGCCGTCACCGGCTCGCGCTTCTTCAACGCTCGCCAGATCCAGCCGGACGGCTCGCTGCGCGACGTCCACATCTACGAGTTCGACAACAGCATGCGCATGCGCTCGCTGCTCACTGCGGCCAGCGCCAACTTCATGGGCAACGGCGTCTGGCGCCTGCAGGACGTGACCGAGAACGTATTTTCCAACAGCCGCGTGCTGCCCGAGCCGGGCGCGCCGGTGCCGAGCGGGCAGACCGTCCAGAGCACCTTCGGCCTCGATACGGCGGCGGTCGCGACGCGCAAGCTGCCGTCGTTCGACCTGACCTCGGAAATCACCCCGAAGATCCTGTCGGTCTCGCGTTCCGACCCGGAACGCATGTCGGCCAACGAGCTGGCGGTCTACACGCGCCACCTGGCCGAGAACCGCCAGGAGACCGAGCGCTTCAAGATCGCCTTCTGGAAGAAGCTGATCGCACCGCTGTCGATCTTCGTGATGATGGCGATCGCGCTGCCGTTCGGCTACCTGCAGACGCGCAGCGGCGGCGTCAGTCTCAAGATCTTCATCGGCATCATGATCGGCGTGAGCTTCATGCTGATCGACTCGCTTTTTTCTCATATCGGCCTGCTGTCGACCTGGCCGGCTTTCCTCACGGCCGCCGCGCCCAGCCTGCTGTTCCTGCTGCTGGCGATTGCGGCGCTGCGATGGGTGGAGCGTCACTGA
- a CDS encoding sirohydrochlorin chelatase: protein MDKALILFAHGARAPGWAAPFQRLRELTAARRPDVTVSLAFLELMTPSLPDEVAGLVARGVREVTVVPVFLGQGGHLLRDLPQLLEGLHTAYPGVAFTTVAAVGEDPGVLAAMAEYCLSALGATV from the coding sequence ATGGACAAGGCCCTGATTTTGTTCGCGCATGGCGCGCGCGCGCCCGGCTGGGCGGCGCCGTTCCAGCGCCTGCGCGAGCTGACCGCGGCGCGCCGCCCGGACGTGACGGTGTCGCTGGCGTTCCTGGAGCTGATGACGCCCAGCCTGCCGGACGAAGTGGCCGGCCTGGTCGCGCGCGGCGTGCGCGAGGTGACCGTGGTGCCGGTGTTCCTGGGGCAGGGCGGGCATCTGCTGCGCGACCTGCCGCAACTGCTCGAAGGCTTGCACACCGCCTACCCCGGGGTCGCGTTTACGACCGTGGCGGCGGTCGGCGAAGACCCGGGCGTGCTGGCGGCGATGGCCGAATACTGCCTGTCCGCGCTCGGCGCCACGGTTTAG
- the cobA gene encoding uroporphyrinogen-III C-methyltransferase — MAGLGKVYLVGAGPGAADLITVRGARLLAQADVVLYDALVTPEMLALCEHADKISVGKRSGQRSTAQAVINEQLVECARKYQRIVRLKGGDPMLFGRADEELRALELEGIEVEVVPGITTAVAAAAATKQPLTKRGVARSVAFFTSSTAPDHPEHPALPETDTMVQYMGGREAAATAERLLAQGRRPGLPVIAVENCSRPDERVLRLTLADLAQGLDAGPDAAGGPVLVMIGEALSRREHQPDDAARDA; from the coding sequence ATGGCTGGGCTGGGAAAAGTGTACTTGGTTGGAGCCGGTCCCGGCGCAGCTGACCTGATCACCGTGCGTGGCGCACGCCTGTTGGCGCAGGCCGACGTGGTGCTGTACGACGCGCTGGTGACGCCCGAGATGCTCGCCCTGTGCGAGCACGCCGACAAGATCTCGGTCGGCAAACGCTCCGGCCAGCGCTCGACCGCACAGGCGGTCATCAACGAGCAGCTGGTCGAGTGTGCGCGCAAGTACCAACGCATCGTGCGTTTGAAAGGCGGCGATCCGATGCTGTTCGGGCGCGCCGACGAGGAATTACGCGCGCTCGAGCTTGAAGGCATCGAGGTCGAGGTCGTCCCCGGCATCACCACCGCGGTGGCCGCCGCCGCCGCGACCAAACAGCCGCTGACCAAGCGCGGCGTGGCGCGCAGCGTCGCCTTTTTCACCTCCAGCACAGCGCCGGACCATCCCGAGCACCCTGCCCTGCCGGAAACCGACACCATGGTGCAGTACATGGGCGGGCGCGAAGCCGCCGCCACCGCCGAGCGCCTGCTGGCTCAGGGACGCCGTCCCGGCCTGCCGGTGATCGCGGTGGAAAACTGCAGCCGCCCGGACGAGCGCGTGCTGCGCCTGACGCTGGCCGACCTGGCCCAGGGACTCGATGCGGGCCCCGATGCGGCGGGCGGCCCGGTGCTGGTGATGATCGGCGAGGCGCTGTCGCGGCGCGAACACCAGCCGGACGATGCGGCGCGCGACGCTTGA
- a CDS encoding sulfate adenylyltransferase subunit 1 — protein MNAATAEHKTELNHAADQSGQASLLRFITAGSVDDGKSTLIGRLLFDSKGIFADQLAAVSRSKHKRTVGDTIDLSLLTDGLEAEREQGITIDVAYRYFATPKRKFIIADTPGHEQYTRNMVTGASTADAVIILVDVSKVKLNDGDSGDGSVELLVQTKRHSTIAKLLQIEHVIVAVNKMDLVNYDRSVYDRIVAAYTEFAGSLGLTDITAIPLSALAGDNVVERGDNMPWYEGPTLIELLEGISVYDEAHTAPFRFPVQLVARHNGHEANDFRGYMGRIESGKVSVGDKLVVQPSGVEATVKAIHTFDGELQSAVSGQSITLLLNEYVDVSRGDVLAGAEQPATLLKQVQADVCWMADEPLDVRRKYWIKHGTRSTMAKVKAVQSILDVNTQQRSTPDNPAAGLKLNDIARIELTVQQPLAADAYEAIRATGAFILIDEITHQTVAAGMIRL, from the coding sequence ATGAACGCCGCTACCGCTGAACATAAAACCGAGTTGAACCACGCCGCCGACCAGTCGGGGCAAGCCTCGCTGCTGCGCTTCATCACCGCCGGCTCCGTCGACGACGGCAAGAGCACGCTGATCGGCCGCCTGCTGTTCGACAGCAAAGGCATCTTCGCCGACCAGCTGGCCGCCGTCTCGCGCTCGAAGCACAAGCGCACCGTCGGCGACACCATCGACCTGTCGCTGCTGACCGACGGCCTGGAAGCCGAGCGCGAGCAAGGCATCACCATCGACGTCGCCTACCGCTATTTCGCCACGCCGAAGCGCAAGTTCATCATCGCCGATACGCCGGGGCACGAGCAGTACACCCGCAACATGGTGACCGGCGCCTCGACCGCCGACGCGGTCATCATCCTGGTCGACGTGTCGAAAGTGAAGCTGAATGATGGAGACAGCGGCGACGGTTCCGTGGAACTGCTGGTGCAGACCAAGCGCCACTCGACCATCGCCAAGCTGCTGCAGATCGAGCACGTGATCGTCGCCGTCAACAAGATGGACCTGGTGAACTACGACCGCAGCGTGTACGACCGCATCGTCGCGGCCTACACCGAGTTCGCCGGCAGCCTGGGCTTGACCGACATCACCGCGATCCCGCTGTCGGCGCTGGCCGGCGACAACGTCGTCGAGCGCGGCGACAACATGCCGTGGTACGAAGGCCCGACCCTGATCGAACTGCTGGAAGGCATCTCGGTGTATGACGAGGCGCACACCGCCCCGTTCCGCTTTCCGGTGCAGCTGGTGGCGCGCCACAACGGCCACGAGGCCAACGACTTCCGCGGCTACATGGGGCGGATCGAGTCGGGCAAGGTATCGGTCGGCGACAAGCTGGTGGTGCAGCCGTCCGGCGTCGAGGCGACCGTCAAGGCGATCCATACGTTCGATGGCGAGCTGCAAAGCGCCGTGTCCGGACAGTCGATCACGCTGCTGCTGAACGAATACGTCGACGTCTCGCGCGGTGACGTGCTGGCGGGCGCGGAGCAACCGGCGACGCTGCTCAAGCAGGTGCAGGCCGACGTCTGCTGGATGGCCGACGAGCCGCTCGACGTGCGCCGCAAGTACTGGATCAAGCACGGCACGCGGTCGACCATGGCCAAGGTCAAGGCGGTGCAGAGCATCCTCGACGTCAACACCCAGCAGCGCAGCACGCCGGACAATCCGGCCGCCGGCCTGAAGCTGAACGACATCGCGCGCATCGAGCTGACGGTGCAGCAGCCGCTGGCGGCGGATGCGTATGAAGCGATCCGTGCGACGGGGGCATTCATCCTGATCGATGAAATCACCCACCAGACTGTTGCCGCCGGTATGATACGTCTCTGA
- the cysD gene encoding sulfate adenylyltransferase subunit CysD, with protein sequence MTTFSDTPALGDVNARHLDALESEAIHILREVAAECSNPALLFSGGKDSVVLLRLAEKAFRPGKFPFPLVHIDTGHNFDEVIAFRDARVAELGERLIVGSVEDSIKKGTVRLRNPQTDSRNAAQAVTLLETIAEHGFDACIGGARRDEEKARAKERIFSFRDEFGQWDPKAQRPELWDLYNTRVHPGENMRVFPISNWTELDVWQYIAREQLALPSIYYAHQRQVIPRNGLLVPLTPITPAREGETVETQTVRFRTVGDISCTCPVSSDASTVGAIIAETAITQITERGATRMDDQTSEASMEKRKKQGYF encoded by the coding sequence ATGACGACCTTCAGTGACACTCCGGCGCTCGGTGATGTGAATGCGCGCCACCTCGACGCCCTCGAATCCGAAGCGATCCACATCCTGCGCGAAGTCGCGGCGGAATGCTCGAACCCGGCCCTGCTGTTCTCCGGCGGCAAGGACTCGGTGGTGCTGCTGCGCCTGGCCGAAAAGGCCTTCCGCCCCGGCAAATTCCCCTTCCCGCTGGTCCACATCGACACCGGCCACAACTTCGACGAAGTCATCGCCTTCCGCGACGCGCGCGTGGCGGAACTCGGCGAGCGCCTGATCGTCGGCTCGGTCGAGGATTCGATCAAGAAGGGCACCGTGCGCCTGCGCAATCCGCAGACGGACTCGCGCAACGCCGCCCAGGCGGTGACGCTGCTGGAAACCATCGCCGAGCACGGCTTCGACGCCTGCATCGGCGGCGCCCGCCGCGACGAGGAAAAGGCGCGCGCCAAGGAGCGCATCTTCTCGTTCCGCGACGAATTCGGCCAGTGGGACCCGAAGGCCCAGCGTCCGGAACTGTGGGACCTGTATAACACCCGCGTCCACCCGGGCGAGAACATGCGCGTGTTCCCGATCTCGAACTGGACCGAACTGGACGTCTGGCAGTACATCGCCCGCGAACAACTGGCCCTGCCCTCGATCTACTACGCGCACCAGCGCCAGGTGATCCCGCGCAATGGCCTGCTGGTGCCGCTGACCCCGATCACGCCCGCGCGCGAGGGCGAAACGGTCGAGACGCAGACGGTCCGCTTCCGCACCGTCGGCGACATCTCGTGCACCTGCCCGGTGTCGTCCGATGCAAGCACGGTCGGCGCCATCATCGCCGAGACCGCGATCACCCAGATCACCGAGCGCGGCGCCACCCGCATGGACGACCAGACCTCGGAAGCGTCGATGGAAAAACGCAAGAAGCAAGGATATTTCTGA
- a CDS encoding phosphoadenylyl-sulfate reductase, producing MSDLNAKVSATRAILERVARDYSPAVFASSLAAEDMVLTDLILKAGLPIGIFSLETGRLHKETLAVLDAVKARYGHEIAIYQPRAELVDEYVSKNGLNAFYDSVEMRKACCQVRKVEPLGRALEGKKAWITGQRRSQSTTRAELAVQEDDAAHGMQKFNPLADWLEADVWDYIRANDVPYNALHDRGYPSIGCEPCTRAIQPGEDVRAGRWWWESADSKECGLHLVDGKLIRIKSVAA from the coding sequence ATGAGCGACCTGAACGCCAAGGTCTCCGCCACGCGCGCCATCCTCGAGCGGGTGGCGCGCGACTACTCGCCGGCCGTGTTCGCATCGAGCCTGGCCGCCGAGGACATGGTGCTGACCGACCTGATTCTGAAAGCCGGCCTCCCCATCGGCATCTTCTCGCTCGAGACCGGCCGCCTGCACAAGGAAACGCTGGCCGTGCTGGACGCGGTCAAGGCCAGGTACGGCCACGAGATCGCGATCTACCAGCCGCGCGCGGAACTGGTCGACGAGTACGTGAGCAAGAACGGCCTGAACGCCTTTTACGACAGCGTCGAGATGCGCAAGGCGTGCTGCCAGGTGCGCAAGGTCGAACCATTGGGCCGCGCGCTGGAGGGCAAGAAGGCCTGGATCACCGGCCAGCGCCGCAGCCAGTCGACCACGCGCGCCGAACTGGCCGTGCAGGAAGACGACGCGGCGCACGGCATGCAGAAGTTCAACCCGCTGGCCGACTGGCTCGAGGCCGACGTGTGGGACTACATCCGCGCCAACGACGTGCCCTACAACGCCCTGCACGACCGCGGCTACCCGTCGATCGGCTGCGAACCCTGCACCCGCGCGATCCAGCCGGGCGAAGACGTGCGCGCCGGCCGCTGGTGGTGGGAAAGCGCCGATTCCAAGGAATGCGGCCTGCACCTGGTCGACGGCAAACTCATTCGCATCAAATCCGTGGCTGCATAG
- a CDS encoding DUF934 domain-containing protein, which translates to MPEFQQHPQIIKGRDVVSDDWTVLRLAEGETPEAVEVPAGRVIVPSTVWLAQRETLAARAEIGVWLASDQLATTIKDDLAKFAVVAVDFPKFSDGRGYSIAYNLRKRLGFRGELRAIGDVLRDQLFQMQRCGFDAYATRPDRNIHDALKGLSVFSETYQAAVDQPLPLFRRHHRDVPPEHSDAGAGI; encoded by the coding sequence ATGCCTGAGTTTCAACAGCATCCGCAGATCATCAAGGGACGCGACGTCGTCAGCGACGACTGGACCGTCCTGCGCCTGGCCGAGGGTGAAACCCCGGAAGCGGTCGAGGTCCCGGCCGGCCGCGTGATCGTGCCGAGCACGGTCTGGCTGGCCCAGCGCGAGACGCTGGCGGCACGTGCGGAAATCGGCGTTTGGCTGGCCTCCGACCAGCTCGCCACCACGATCAAGGACGACCTGGCCAAGTTCGCCGTCGTCGCCGTCGACTTCCCCAAGTTCAGCGACGGCCGCGGTTACTCGATCGCCTACAACCTGCGCAAGCGCCTCGGCTTTCGCGGCGAGCTGCGCGCGATCGGCGACGTGCTGCGCGACCAGCTGTTCCAAATGCAGCGCTGCGGCTTCGACGCCTACGCCACGCGCCCGGACCGCAACATCCATGACGCGCTCAAGGGCTTGAGCGTGTTTTCCGAAACCTACCAGGCCGCGGTCGACCAGCCGCTGCCGCTGTTCCGCCGCCATCACCGCGACGTGCCGCCCGAGCACAGCGACGCCGGCGCGGGCATCTGA
- a CDS encoding nitrite/sulfite reductase, translating to MYRYDKYDHLIVRERIAQYRDQVQRRLADELTEEEFLPLRLQNGLYMQRHAYMLRIAVPYGLLSTAQMRMFAHIARKYDRNYGHFTTRQNIQFNWIELEQTPDILTDLASVEMHAIQTSGNCIRNTTTDEYAGVAADEIIDPRPFCEIMRQWSTFHPEFIALPRKFKIAFNGAVEDRAAIAMHDIGLTAVRNEAGDIGFKFMVGGGLGRTPILGSVINTFVPWQDLLTYTEAVMRVYNQFGRRDNKYKARIKILVKAVGAEEFARLVEAEFADLKGGPETLTQEELDRVAAYFDPKPYAQLGNQALNAGHEDNRAFANWLQRNVKPHKVPGYAAVVLSLKKTGVPPGDATAEQMDFVADLADKYSFGELRVTHEQNLVLADVEQGKLFEVWEQAKSKGLATPNIGLLTDMISCPGGDYCALANAKSIPIAAAIAKRFDDLDFQHDIGDIELNISGCINACGHHHVGHIGVLGVDKDGAEWYQVSIGGAQGNQASIGKIIGPSFSATQMPEVVGRLLDVYVKNRVDGERFIDVAARLGVNPFKEYVYATPIAAGELAVGEDQHA from the coding sequence ATGTACCGTTACGACAAATACGACCATCTCATCGTACGCGAACGCATCGCCCAGTACCGCGACCAGGTCCAGCGCCGCCTCGCCGATGAGCTGACCGAAGAAGAATTCCTGCCGCTGCGCCTGCAGAACGGCCTGTACATGCAGCGCCATGCCTACATGCTGCGCATCGCCGTGCCTTACGGCCTGCTGTCGACTGCGCAAATGCGCATGTTCGCCCACATCGCCCGCAAGTACGACCGCAATTACGGCCACTTCACGACGCGCCAGAACATCCAGTTCAACTGGATCGAACTGGAGCAGACGCCGGACATCCTGACCGACCTGGCGTCGGTCGAGATGCACGCGATCCAGACCTCGGGCAACTGCATCCGCAACACGACCACCGACGAGTACGCCGGCGTGGCCGCGGACGAGATCATCGATCCGCGTCCGTTCTGCGAAATCATGCGCCAGTGGAGCACCTTCCACCCCGAATTCATCGCCCTGCCGCGCAAGTTCAAGATCGCTTTCAACGGCGCCGTGGAAGACCGCGCCGCGATCGCGATGCACGACATCGGCCTGACCGCGGTGCGCAACGAGGCGGGCGACATCGGCTTCAAGTTCATGGTCGGCGGCGGCCTGGGCCGCACCCCGATCCTGGGCAGCGTGATCAACACCTTCGTGCCCTGGCAAGACCTGCTGACCTACACCGAAGCCGTGATGCGCGTGTACAACCAGTTCGGCCGCCGCGACAACAAGTACAAGGCGCGCATCAAGATCCTGGTGAAAGCCGTGGGCGCCGAGGAATTCGCGCGCCTGGTGGAAGCCGAATTCGCCGACCTGAAGGGTGGCCCGGAAACCCTGACCCAGGAAGAACTGGACCGCGTCGCCGCCTACTTCGATCCGAAGCCGTACGCGCAGCTGGGCAACCAGGCGCTGAACGCCGGCCACGAAGACAACCGCGCCTTCGCCAACTGGCTGCAGCGCAACGTCAAGCCGCACAAGGTGCCGGGCTATGCCGCGGTCGTGCTGTCGCTCAAGAAAACCGGCGTGCCGCCGGGCGACGCCACCGCCGAGCAGATGGATTTCGTGGCCGACCTGGCCGACAAGTACAGCTTCGGCGAACTGCGCGTGACCCACGAGCAGAACCTGGTGCTGGCCGACGTCGAGCAGGGCAAACTGTTCGAAGTGTGGGAACAGGCCAAGAGCAAAGGCCTGGCCACGCCGAACATCGGCCTGCTGACCGACATGATCTCGTGCCCGGGCGGCGACTACTGCGCGCTGGCGAACGCGAAATCGATCCCGATCGCGGCCGCCATCGCCAAGCGCTTCGACGACCTCGACTTCCAGCACGACATCGGCGACATCGAACTGAATATCTCGGGCTGCATCAACGCCTGCGGCCACCACCACGTCGGCCACATCGGCGTGCTGGGCGTGGACAAGGACGGGGCCGAGTGGTACCAGGTCTCGATCGGCGGCGCGCAAGGCAACCAGGCGTCGATCGGCAAGATCATCGGCCCGTCGTTCTCGGCCACGCAGATGCCGGAAGTGGTCGGGCGCCTGCTCGACGTGTACGTCAAGAACCGCGTCGATGGCGAGCGCTTCATCGACGTCGCAGCGCGCCTCGGGGTCAACCCGTTCAAGGAATATGTGTATGCCACGCCGATCGCGGCGGGCGAACTGGCCGTCGGAGAAGACCAACATGCCTGA